A single genomic interval of Aedes aegypti strain LVP_AGWG chromosome 1, AaegL5.0 Primary Assembly, whole genome shotgun sequence harbors:
- the LOC5577671 gene encoding thymidylate synthase — MALTTAQNGSAFLAKASNGQQEEFRNVEEMQYLEAIQRIIDTGDKRVDRTGVGTLSIFGTQMRYSLRDNVIPLLTTKRVFFRGVAEELLWFIRGSTNAKDLQAKNVHIWDGNSTREFLDASGFTDRDEGDLGPVYGFQWRHFGAKYKTCNDDYTGQGIDQLAEVINRIKTNPTDRRIIMSAWNPIDIPQMALPPCHCLAQFFVANGELSCQLYQRSADMGLGVPFNIASYALLTHMMAHVTGLKAGEFIHTTGDTHVYLNHVEPLKEQLQRVPKRFPTLQFKRHVQSIDEFEMGDFEVCGYDPYPTIKMQMAV, encoded by the exons ATg GCACTCACAACCGCCCAAAATGGATCGGCGTTCCTGGCAAAAGCTTCCAACGGTCAACAAGAAGAGTTCAGAAATGTCGAAGAAATGCAGTACTTGGAGGCGATTCAACGCATAATCGACACCGGAGACAAAAGAGTGGACCGTACAGGAGTCGGCACTTTGTCCATTTTCGGAACTCAAATGCGGTACAGTCTGCGTGACAACGTAATCCCTCTACTGACAACAAAGCGGGTGTTCTTCCGAGGAGTGGCCGAGGAGCTTCTCTGGTTCATAAGAGGAAGTACAAATGCTAAAGACTTGCAGGCAAAAAACGTTCATATTTGGGACGGAAACAGCACTCGCGAATTCCTGGATGCTTCTGGATTTACTGATCGTGACGAAG GTGATCTAGGCCCGGTATACGGATTCCAATGGCGTCATTTTGGCGCCAAATATAAAACATGCAATGATGACTACACAGGGCAGGGTATCGACCAGTTAGCAGAAGTGATAAATCGCATTAAGACCAATCCAACGGATCGACGTATTATCATGAGTGCATGGAACCCGATAGATATCCCACAAATGGCCCTTCCTCCTTGCCATTGCTTGGCGCAATTTTTCGTGGCAAATGGAGAACTTTCGTGTCAGTTATATCAACGATCAGCTGATATGGGCCTCGGAGTCCCATTCAATATCGCTAGTTATGCTTTACTGACTCATATGATGGCCCACGTTACAGGACTTAAG GCAGGAGAATTTATCCATACTACTGGTGACACACATGTATATCTTAATCATGTTGAGCCCTTGAAAGAACAACTTCAAAGAGTACCGAAGCGGTTTCCAACACTGCAGTTCAAAAGGCACGTGCAGTCTATAGATGAATTCGAAATGGGAGATTTTGAAGTCTGTGGATATGATCCGTACCCCACCATAAAAATGCAGATGGCTGTATAA